A section of the Hevea brasiliensis isolate MT/VB/25A 57/8 chromosome 17, ASM3005281v1, whole genome shotgun sequence genome encodes:
- the LOC131175354 gene encoding cuscuta receptor 1-like, whose amino-acid sequence MGVELNNLTNLKELDIGGNKIEGFKSLHGGEKLLNMSSLEYLYLDHNNFSNDILSSIKGLSSLKTLWIGYNLLKGPFNLTGMKSLRNFSTLYLNHITIKGTSMLLESLGALTHLKILHLSWSNFEGTLFNKGSNVTNVKELYLDGSSLDENFLQSLEALSSLKLLSLVQLNCTLSIQGLTRLKNLEHLYLNESVINGNFLQIIGVLSSLKTLSMRGCELNSTMFMNQGLCELKYVQSLDISYNELSGSLPLCLANLTSLQQLDLSKNHFIGNISLSPLRSLTSLQYLALSYNLFQIPISLSPFFNHSKLKYLGSRGNEIFVETNHQYLNPRFQLEWLYLSGGGYCGAFPKFLHHQHNLQFVDLSHIQMRDVFPYWLIQNNTKLVTLYLLNNSLSGPLQLPLHSHMNLSRLDISDNCFNGSIPVEIGTYLPKLIYLYMSGNGFKGSIPYSFGNMSLLGMLDLSNNRLSGSISNLTMGCVSLHELILSNNSFTGSIPNSLSNCNNLRVLDVSYNNLSGKIPNWMRNMSSLQILDLSQNYISGSLPSNFCPLGIIEVHLSKNRLQGLLMDSFYNCLSLLVLDLGHNNLIGHIPNWIGEIPLGYVLLSHNHFEGEIPLQLCQLDNLHLIDLSHNNLSGHIPYCLRSTNDDWLAPISSVQPEQPVEFTTKNNFYFYQPRILPYFSGIDLSCNNLTGEIPPEIGNLSMIKVLNLSRNKLVGPIPPTFSNLKQIESLDLSYNNLDGKIPQLTQLYSLAVFSVAHNNLSGKTPERVAQFATFEQSSYEGNPFLCGPPLPKSCYNTSPSPPRTSTGEQEDNGFMDLGVFYVSFVVSYIMVLLGIAAILYINPYWRGRWFYFIEMSLTNCYYFVVDNTPLFSKFRVSHN is encoded by the exons ATGGGTGTAGAATTGAATAATCTAACAAATCTAAAAGAGTTGGATATAGGGGGCAACAAAATTGAAGGCTTTAAATCTTTACATG GTGGTGAAAAATTACTAAATATGAGCAGTCTAGAGTATCTTTATTTGGATCACAATAACTTTAGTAATGATATTTTATCATCCATTAAGGGGCTCTCATCTCTCAAAACTCTATGGATAGGATATAATCTATTGAAAGGACCATTCAATTTGACAG GAATGAAAAGCTTGAGAAATTTTAGCACACTTTATCTAAACCATATCACTATAAAAGGAACAAGCATGCTATTAGAATCATTGGGAGCTTTGACCCATCTCAAGATCCTGCATCTAAGTTGGAGTAATTTTGAAGGGACACTATTTAATAAAG GATCTAATGTGACCAATGTGAAAGAGTTATATCTAGATGGGTCTTCTCTAGATGAAAACTTCCTCCAAAGTCTTGAAGCACTCTCTTCTCTTAAGCTTTTGTCTTTAGTTCAACTGAATTGCACCCTATCAATCCAAG gtTTGACACGTCTGAAGAATTTGGAACATTTATATTTGAATGAATCTGTTATTAACGGTAACTTTCTGCAAATAATTGGAGTGTTGTCCTCCCTCAAAACATTATCAATGCGGGGTTGTGAACTTAATAGCACAATGTTCATGAACCAAG GTTTATGCGAATTAAAATATGTCCAGTCGCTGGATATTAGCTACAATGAACTCAGTGGTAGCTTGCCTTTGTGTCTAGCAAATTTGACATCCCTTCAACAGTTAGATCTCTCTAAAAATCATTTTATTGGAAACATCTCTTTATCTCCCCTGAGGAGTTTAACAAGTCTCCAATATCTAGCTCTCTCATACAATCTTTTCCAAATCCCAATCTCATTAAgtccatttttcaaccattcaaaaCTCAAGTACCTGGGTAGCAGGGGTAACGAGATATTTGTAGAAACAAATCACCAATATTTAAACCCAAGGTTTCAATTAGAGTGGCTTTATTTATCTGGTGGTGGATATTGTGGAGCATTCCCTAAATTCCTACATCATCAGCATAACCTACAATTTGTTGATCTATCACACATTCAAATGAGAGATGTGTTTCCGTATTGGTTGATACAGAACAACACAAAACTAGTAACACTTTACTTGCTCAACAATTCTCTCTCAGGGCCTCTCCAACTGCCACTCCATTCTCATATGAATTTGTCAAGATTAGATATCTCAGACAATTGCTTCAATGGCTCAATTCCAGTAGAGATCGGAACATATCTGCCAAAATTGATATATTTATACATGTCGGGAAATGGTTTCAAGGGTAGTATTCCCTATTCATTTGGAAATATGAGCTTATTGGGAATGTTAGACTTATCCAACAATAGATTATCAGGTAGTATATCAAACTTAACCATGGGTTGTGTCTCATTACATGAACTCATACTTTCAAACAACAGTTTCACCGGAAGCATCCCAAATAGCCTTTCTAATTGTAATAACTTGAGAGTATTGGATGTCAGTTATAATAATCTCTCCGGTAAGATCCCTAATTGGATGAGGAATATGTCTTCTCTTCAAATTTTGGATCTTTCGCAGAACTACATTTCTGGAAGTTTGCCATCCAATTTCTGCCCTCTAGGTATAATAGAAGTCCATTTGTCTAAAAATAGGCTACAAGGATTGTTAATGGATTCATTCTATAATTGCCTTTCATTGTTGGTGTTAGATCTCGGTCATAATAATTTGATAGGGCACATTCCAAATTGGATTGGCGAGATTCCATTGGGCTATGTTCTCTTGAGTCATAATCATTTTGAAGGTGAAATCCCTCTTCAGCTATGCCAGTTGGATAACTTGCACTTGATTGATCTTTCTCATAACAATCTTTCTGGTCATATTCCTTATTGCCTAAGATCTACAAATGATGATTGGTTAGCTCCAATATCTAGTGTACAACCTGAACAGCCCGTGGAGTTTACAACCAAGAATAATTTCTATTTTTACCAACCAAGAATCCTCCCCTATTTCTCTGGAATCGATCTCTCTTGCAACAATTTGACAGGTGAGATTCCTCCTGAAATTGGAAATCTTAGCATGATCAAGGTGTTGAATTTGTCCCGCAACAAATTGGTTGGACCAATCCCACCAACATTTTCAAACCTCAAGCAAATTGAGAGTTTGGATCTTTCTTATAACAATTTGGATGGAAAAATTCCTCAACTTACTCAGCTATATTCTCTAGCTGTATTCAGTGTAGCACACAACAACCTATCTGGAAAAACACCTGAGAGAGTTGCACAATTTGCAACATTTGAACAAAGTAGCTATGAGGGAAATCCCTTCCTTTGCGGACCACCACTGCCAAAGAGTTGCTACAACACATCTCCATCACCACCAAGAACTTCAACAGGAGAACAAGAAGATAATGGCTTCATGGACTTGGGTGTTTTTTATGTGAGCTTTGTGGTGTCTTACATCATGGTGTTGCTAGGAATAGCAGCAATTTTATACATAAACCCATATTGGCGAGGGAGATGGTTTTACTTCATAGAGATGAGCCTCACCAATTGCTACTATTTTGTGGTGGACAATACTCCTCTTTTTTCGAAATTTAGAGTTTCACATAATTGA